A part of Gemmatimonas groenlandica genomic DNA contains:
- a CDS encoding alpha/beta fold hydrolase has translation MSKSMIDAQRAASTITVADGAQIYFKDWGAGQPVVFSHGWPLNADSWEAQMLFLAGHGFRCVAHDRRGHGRSTQTWQGNDMDQYADDLAALIEALDLRDAVLVGFSTGGGEVARYVGRHGTSRVAKVVLVSAVPPFMLKTADNPGGVPIEVFDGIRAASLADRSQLYRQLADGPFFGGNRDGQHPSQGMRDAFWLQGMQSGHRNALECIAAFSATDFRSDLDAIDVPTLVIHGDDDQVVPFEVGGKASAARVRNAKLIVYPGAPHGITDTHKDQLSHDLLDFLRA, from the coding sequence ATGTCGAAAAGCATGATTGACGCGCAGCGCGCCGCGTCCACCATCACCGTTGCCGATGGGGCGCAGATCTACTTCAAGGACTGGGGCGCCGGACAGCCCGTGGTATTCAGCCACGGATGGCCGCTCAACGCGGACAGCTGGGAAGCGCAGATGCTCTTCCTGGCCGGTCATGGGTTCCGGTGCGTCGCGCATGATCGGCGCGGGCACGGCCGGTCTACGCAGACGTGGCAGGGCAATGACATGGATCAGTACGCCGACGACCTGGCCGCGCTCATCGAGGCACTCGATCTGCGCGACGCGGTGCTGGTTGGCTTCTCCACCGGCGGGGGTGAAGTAGCGCGGTACGTGGGTCGTCACGGGACGTCGCGCGTCGCCAAGGTGGTGCTCGTGTCGGCCGTTCCGCCGTTCATGCTCAAGACGGCGGACAATCCGGGCGGCGTGCCCATCGAGGTGTTCGATGGGATTCGCGCGGCGTCCCTCGCCGACCGATCGCAGCTGTATCGGCAACTCGCCGACGGGCCCTTCTTCGGTGGCAATCGCGATGGGCAGCACCCATCGCAGGGCATGCGCGACGCGTTCTGGCTGCAAGGGATGCAGTCGGGCCATCGCAACGCGCTCGAGTGCATTGCGGCCTTTTCGGCGACGGACTTTCGTTCCGATCTCGACGCGATCGACGTGCCGACCTTGGTTATACACGGCGACGACGACCAGGTGGTGCCGTTCGAGGTTGGCGGCAAAGCGTCGGCGGCGCGCGTCAGGAATGCGAAGCTCATCGTGTATCCCGGCGCACCGCACGGCATTACCGATACACACAAAGACCAGCTGTCTCACGACCTGCTCGACTTTCTCCGTGCCTAG
- a CDS encoding MBL fold metallo-hydrolase has product MTTPPEVRITHIGGPTVLIEVGGWRLLTDPTFDAPGQRYRFGFGTGSVKLAGPRVAAQAVLPIDAVLLTHDHHADNLDTAGRALLPLANRVITTASGANRLGGNAVGLTPWATHALQHEGRPTIHITATPCRHGPPGSHALVGDVIGFSLAWDNQAHGTLWISGDTVLFDGVREVADRVTVGTALVHLGGVRFPVTGPLHYTMTASDAVKLCALMAPHTFIPVHYESWYHFTQGRLDVERAFAGAPASVRERVRWLPVGEGAKIHV; this is encoded by the coding sequence GTGACGACACCCCCCGAAGTGCGGATCACCCACATTGGGGGGCCGACGGTGTTGATCGAGGTTGGCGGCTGGCGGCTTCTCACCGATCCCACGTTCGATGCGCCGGGACAGAGATATCGTTTCGGCTTTGGCACAGGATCGGTGAAGCTGGCTGGACCACGCGTTGCGGCGCAGGCGGTGCTGCCGATCGATGCGGTGCTGCTCACACACGATCATCACGCCGACAATCTCGATACCGCTGGGCGCGCGCTGTTGCCGCTGGCAAACCGCGTGATCACCACCGCGTCCGGCGCGAACCGACTGGGCGGCAACGCCGTCGGTCTCACGCCGTGGGCGACGCACGCCCTGCAGCACGAAGGGCGCCCAACCATTCATATCACGGCAACGCCGTGTCGACACGGCCCCCCGGGATCACACGCGCTGGTGGGCGATGTGATCGGCTTTTCGCTGGCGTGGGACAATCAAGCGCACGGGACGCTATGGATTTCCGGCGACACGGTGTTGTTCGATGGCGTGCGCGAGGTAGCTGATCGCGTCACCGTGGGTACGGCACTCGTGCATCTCGGCGGCGTGCGCTTTCCCGTGACGGGGCCGTTGCACTACACCATGACAGCGAGTGACGCGGTGAAGCTATGCGCGCTGATGGCGCCTCACACCTTTATCCCCGTGCACTACGAAAGCTGGTATCACTTCACGCAGGGACGCCTCGACGTGGAGCGCGCGTTCGCGGGCGCGCCCGCCAGCGTGCGCGAGCGCGTGCGGTGGTTGCCAGTGGGAGAGGGCGCGAAGATTCACGTCTAG
- a CDS encoding type II toxin-antitoxin system HicB family antitoxin: protein MAVELTAVYQEVPEGFIAFVEELPGANTQGATLDEARANLREAVALVMEANRAMAEEDLAGAAVIREPLRLSA from the coding sequence ATGGCCGTCGAACTCACTGCGGTATATCAAGAAGTGCCCGAGGGGTTCATCGCGTTTGTCGAAGAGCTGCCAGGCGCTAACACGCAGGGCGCGACCCTTGATGAGGCGCGAGCCAACTTGCGCGAGGCCGTGGCGCTCGTGATGGAGGCGAATCGCGCCATGGCCGAAGAAGATCTCGCGGGCGCCGCCGTGATTCGCGAACCCCTCCGCCTCAGCGCGTGA
- a CDS encoding response regulator gives MQDSHPIRVLIVDDHPMIRDGLTALLTGHADMTVVAEAENGEQALARYDAHHPDIVLMDLRMPVMDGLAATRALLALDDTARIIMLTTFEGDADIERALTAGARAFLLKDQLRTHLPTLIRDVFNR, from the coding sequence ATGCAAGACTCTCACCCCATTCGTGTGCTGATCGTCGATGACCATCCGATGATTCGAGACGGTCTGACCGCGCTGCTTACCGGTCACGCTGACATGACCGTCGTGGCCGAAGCCGAGAACGGCGAACAGGCACTGGCGCGGTACGATGCACATCACCCCGACATCGTGTTGATGGACTTGCGCATGCCGGTGATGGACGGCTTGGCCGCCACGCGCGCCCTCCTCGCACTTGACGACACGGCGCGCATCATCATGCTGACCACATTCGAGGGCGACGCCGATATCGAACGCGCACTCACCGCGGGGGCGAGAGCGTTTCTCCTCAAGGATCAGCTGCGCACCCATTTGCCCACACTCATTCGCGATGTCTTCAACCGCTAA
- a CDS encoding BlaI/MecI/CopY family transcriptional regulator, with protein sequence MNDSTLGDRELDVMSSLWELGSGTVSEVREHLGDPLAYTTVLTVLRNLEAKHFVRHEEEGRAHRYFPLVERRTAQRNALSRLMASLFAGSPSALIAQLVDEHGVSADELQQLARKLKARPEDDAC encoded by the coding sequence GTGAACGACTCCACGCTCGGCGATCGCGAACTCGACGTCATGTCCTCACTGTGGGAGCTCGGCTCCGGCACCGTGAGCGAAGTGCGGGAGCATCTGGGTGACCCCCTCGCGTACACGACGGTGCTCACCGTGCTCCGAAACCTCGAGGCCAAGCACTTCGTGCGGCACGAAGAGGAGGGTCGCGCCCACCGCTACTTCCCACTCGTGGAGCGACGGACGGCCCAGCGCAACGCCCTGTCGCGGCTGATGGCCAGCCTCTTCGCGGGCTCGCCGAGTGCGCTGATTGCGCAACTGGTGGACGAGCATGGGGTGTCCGCCGACGAGCTGCAACAGCTCGCGCGTAAACTCAAAGCGCGGCCGGAGGACGACGCATGCTAG
- a CDS encoding type II toxin-antitoxin system HicA family toxin, producing MKRVDLVRHVEAHGCVLLREGANHSVFVNRPARRTSVIPHHREVNDYLARKICRDLEIPEP from the coding sequence GTGAAGCGGGTCGACCTCGTGCGCCATGTCGAGGCGCACGGCTGCGTCCTCCTCCGGGAGGGCGCCAACCACTCGGTTTTCGTTAATCGCCCCGCGCGTCGGACGTCCGTCATCCCACACCATCGTGAAGTGAATGATTATCTCGCGCGAAAGATCTGCCGCGATCTGGAGATTCCGGAGCCCTGA
- a CDS encoding nuclear transport factor 2 family protein — protein sequence MTPSLSAVAIVREIYAAVAAGDFEAVLTRLHDDVPVHVAASLPFGGTWRGKAGFQDMAARPCDHLPAVLLRYRRGGGDGATSTADVSTHATLDRWRFGV from the coding sequence ATGACACCATCCTTGTCCGCCGTCGCCATCGTGCGAGAGATCTACGCCGCCGTTGCCGCTGGCGACTTCGAGGCCGTGCTCACACGGCTGCACGATGACGTACCGGTGCACGTGGCCGCGTCACTCCCGTTCGGCGGCACGTGGCGCGGGAAGGCCGGCTTTCAGGACATGGCCGCGCGGCCGTGTGATCACCTGCCAGCCGTTCTACTTCGATACCGCCGTGGCGGCGGCGACGGCGCTACCTCAACGGCCGACGTCAGTACCCACGCAACGCTAGATCGCTGGCGATTCGGTGTCTGA
- a CDS encoding alpha/beta hydrolase → MTAAASIETREEKIESIGGTMIHVRSWRPETAPRGVVVICHGVLSHSGYYGWAAEQLVAAGYAVYALDLRGRGLSDGERFFIHAIDEYLGDVGATITLAKSREPRLPVFLLGHSAGGVISTVYALDHQHDLAGLVCESFAFQVYAPDLAVAALKGLEHIIPHARVLKLPIDGFSRDKDAVAAMKGDPLLANEAQPIGTVAELARAGDRLRKEFPHFTMPVMILHGTADIVTKPGGSQQFFDSAGSTDKTLKLYEGHFHDLLNDVDKELVMADITGWIVARTKDAVAH, encoded by the coding sequence ATGACGGCAGCAGCATCGATCGAAACACGCGAAGAGAAGATCGAGAGCATCGGCGGTACGATGATTCACGTCCGGTCGTGGCGACCGGAAACGGCACCGCGCGGCGTAGTGGTGATCTGTCACGGCGTCCTCTCGCACAGCGGATACTACGGCTGGGCGGCCGAGCAACTCGTCGCGGCAGGATACGCCGTGTATGCGCTCGACCTGCGCGGACGAGGACTCTCAGACGGCGAGCGCTTCTTCATTCACGCCATCGACGAATACCTCGGCGATGTCGGCGCCACCATCACGCTCGCAAAATCTCGCGAGCCCAGACTACCCGTCTTTCTGCTTGGTCACAGCGCCGGCGGCGTGATTTCGACGGTGTACGCGCTGGATCATCAGCACGACCTCGCTGGTCTCGTCTGCGAAAGCTTTGCCTTCCAGGTGTACGCGCCCGACCTCGCGGTGGCCGCGCTCAAGGGACTGGAACACATCATACCGCACGCGCGCGTGCTCAAGCTGCCGATTGATGGGTTCTCGCGCGACAAGGACGCCGTCGCCGCGATGAAAGGTGACCCGCTGCTGGCCAACGAAGCGCAGCCGATCGGTACCGTGGCCGAACTCGCCCGCGCGGGTGATCGGCTACGGAAGGAATTCCCGCACTTCACGATGCCCGTGATGATCCTGCACGGCACGGCCGATATTGTGACCAAGCCGGGCGGGAGTCAGCAGTTCTTCGATTCGGCGGGATCGACGGACAAGACGTTGAAGCTGTACGAGGGACATTTCCACGACTTGCTCAATGACGTGGACAAAGAGCTGGTGATGGCGGACATCACCGGCTGGATTGTGGCGCGGACGAAGGACGCGGTCGCGCACTAA
- a CDS encoding sensor histidine kinase: protein MDVVARWRLLLATSTALLAGATSLSAQPSAQSSAQSSAQSSAQSSAQSSMRRLVDLHHTSWTAREGLPESGVVAPMRSPDGYLWLGTSDALIRFDGVRFVRVDSSTASVLQSAAVGYLSPKLVDRAGRLWISRPDGALVVYERGAFREVLSADSSRGPVAELIEDGNGRLWARARRVFVLRGGRPEAPPLPAAIDAREVSGIAADSGGGLLIGTTTGQLWHLSPTGAIRLPSTGTPNLRPLLQDHGGRIWFMQNGFQSQLNGVTTTIKPPTGTASVGGTVAAELNDGSVVLATRGYGLLRWRDGRVDQFSEAAGLTDAVVRGLHQDDDGSLWVTTDAGLDRLRIAPFITLGKGHALPFQSPTSIVADADGSLWMAAFNARALYRLHGGAVRGADSALRVDSVLPPGDLPILLATASPAGGPWVYDLRHQFYRVVDGRVRPVPGLLVASNTGIHALEDARGSLWLGNSPTGLRIWRNGTLTRLVIPDESARTLIVGITQDARGAVWVSMRNPSQLIQYASDTVVSRITSPGGARLPMTNVLSEGGDTLWANADGTLLRLIGTRAATVKIPSIELLLRTPYPSLLVAAGYLWFGGESALGRIPLAALHHAADSAGRPPPVPEFFGSADGLRSAKLTNLIRKSAATAADGRLWFVTPAGLAVVSPAELRRTSRVARAVVEEVRVNGVVSPSPIIPPNPERVEIHFTATELFAPERVHIQYRLDGADGDWVTATGTRSAMYTQLRHGRYRFRVRAWNDDDATGAEATLELRVVPAWYQTWWFAVVLVVTVLAITTALVRARLKEKERRAAERLQARFDAELSERTRLARDLHDTLLQGLTGITLQIQAVQDSLIREPEAAHTALGRILDMTDTTLRESRSMVWEMRAPELNAQPLPVALESAALSLVGTSGIALTFDVTGAPHRLALDTETTILRVGREAIANAVRHSGASTLRVTLSYEAARVCLIVQDNGRGMSPDQESVGIANGHWGLRGMRERATHAGGMLSIDGANGDGTTLLLCLPSAMS, encoded by the coding sequence ATGGACGTAGTCGCGCGTTGGCGTTTGTTGCTGGCGACGAGCACAGCGCTGCTCGCGGGCGCGACATCGTTGTCGGCGCAGCCGTCGGCGCAGTCGTCGGCGCAGTCGTCGGCGCAGTCGTCGGCGCAGTCGTCGGCGCAGTCGTCGATGCGCCGGCTGGTCGACTTGCATCACACGTCGTGGACGGCGCGCGAAGGGCTACCGGAGTCCGGTGTGGTGGCGCCGATGCGTAGCCCGGACGGCTATCTCTGGCTCGGGACCAGCGATGCGCTGATACGGTTTGATGGCGTGCGCTTCGTGCGGGTGGACTCGTCGACGGCGTCGGTGCTGCAGAGTGCGGCCGTGGGATACCTCTCGCCAAAATTGGTGGACCGGGCCGGGCGCTTGTGGATTTCCCGCCCGGACGGTGCGCTCGTGGTGTACGAACGGGGCGCGTTCCGCGAGGTGCTGAGCGCCGACTCGTCGCGTGGGCCCGTGGCTGAACTCATTGAAGATGGCAACGGTCGACTGTGGGCACGAGCGCGACGCGTGTTCGTGCTTCGTGGCGGCCGGCCGGAGGCGCCCCCACTTCCGGCGGCGATCGATGCGCGCGAAGTGTCCGGTATCGCTGCCGACTCCGGCGGCGGCCTTCTGATTGGCACCACGACTGGACAGCTGTGGCATTTGAGCCCGACGGGTGCGATTCGGCTCCCTTCCACGGGGACGCCAAACCTTCGTCCGTTACTTCAGGATCACGGCGGACGCATCTGGTTCATGCAGAATGGTTTCCAAAGCCAGTTGAACGGCGTCACGACGACCATCAAGCCGCCAACGGGCACCGCGAGCGTCGGCGGTACTGTTGCCGCCGAATTGAACGACGGTTCGGTGGTACTGGCGACCCGCGGATACGGGCTGTTGCGCTGGCGTGACGGCCGTGTGGATCAGTTTTCGGAAGCGGCGGGCCTGACCGATGCCGTCGTGCGTGGGTTGCATCAGGATGACGACGGGAGCTTATGGGTCACGACCGACGCGGGACTCGATCGACTACGCATTGCGCCCTTCATCACGCTGGGAAAAGGACATGCGCTGCCGTTCCAGTCGCCGACCTCGATTGTGGCGGATGCTGACGGTTCGCTGTGGATGGCCGCATTCAACGCACGGGCGCTGTATCGGTTGCACGGCGGCGCGGTTCGTGGCGCCGATTCCGCGTTGCGCGTGGACAGTGTTCTGCCCCCTGGAGACCTGCCGATTCTGCTCGCGACCGCGTCGCCGGCTGGCGGGCCGTGGGTGTACGATCTGCGCCATCAGTTCTATCGCGTGGTCGATGGACGGGTACGCCCCGTGCCAGGATTGCTGGTGGCATCCAACACCGGCATCCACGCGCTTGAAGATGCGCGCGGTAGCTTGTGGCTCGGCAATTCTCCGACCGGTTTGCGCATCTGGCGGAACGGGACGCTGACACGACTGGTAATTCCTGATGAGTCGGCGCGTACGCTGATTGTGGGGATCACACAGGATGCGCGCGGCGCCGTCTGGGTGTCGATGCGCAACCCGAGCCAGCTGATACAGTACGCGAGTGACACCGTCGTGTCGCGCATCACGTCGCCGGGCGGTGCGCGGCTGCCGATGACCAATGTGCTGTCGGAGGGGGGCGATACACTCTGGGCGAACGCTGATGGGACGTTGTTGCGCCTCATCGGCACTCGCGCCGCGACGGTGAAGATTCCATCCATCGAGCTGCTGCTGCGTACGCCGTATCCATCGCTCCTCGTCGCGGCGGGATATCTGTGGTTCGGCGGTGAATCGGCATTGGGCCGCATTCCGCTCGCCGCCTTGCATCACGCCGCCGATAGCGCTGGTCGTCCTCCTCCCGTGCCCGAGTTTTTTGGCTCAGCGGACGGACTACGCAGCGCGAAGCTGACCAACTTGATCCGGAAGTCGGCGGCCACGGCGGCCGATGGACGCTTGTGGTTTGTCACGCCCGCGGGGCTGGCCGTGGTGTCTCCGGCTGAGCTGCGGCGAACGTCTCGAGTGGCGCGCGCCGTCGTTGAAGAGGTGCGCGTGAATGGGGTCGTCAGCCCGTCGCCAATCATTCCGCCCAATCCCGAGCGCGTGGAGATTCATTTCACGGCCACTGAGCTGTTCGCGCCCGAGCGGGTCCACATTCAGTATCGTCTGGACGGTGCCGACGGCGACTGGGTGACCGCCACCGGAACGCGCAGTGCGATGTACACGCAATTGCGCCATGGCCGCTATCGCTTTCGTGTGCGCGCGTGGAATGATGATGACGCGACAGGCGCGGAGGCGACGCTCGAGCTGCGAGTGGTGCCAGCCTGGTATCAAACGTGGTGGTTCGCCGTGGTGCTGGTGGTGACGGTGTTGGCGATCACGACGGCCCTCGTTCGCGCGCGGCTGAAAGAGAAAGAACGGCGGGCGGCGGAACGACTGCAGGCACGCTTCGACGCGGAACTGTCCGAGCGCACGCGGCTGGCGCGCGACCTGCACGACACGCTCTTACAGGGGCTCACCGGTATCACCCTGCAAATTCAAGCGGTGCAGGACTCACTGATCCGCGAGCCAGAGGCGGCGCACACGGCGCTGGGACGAATTCTCGATATGACCGATACGACGTTACGAGAATCACGGAGCATGGTGTGGGAGATGCGGGCGCCGGAGCTGAACGCGCAACCGCTGCCGGTGGCGCTGGAGTCGGCGGCGCTGTCGTTGGTAGGGACATCGGGTATCGCCCTGACATTCGATGTCACCGGAGCGCCTCATCGTCTCGCGCTCGATACCGAAACCACGATTCTGCGCGTCGGGCGTGAGGCCATCGCGAACGCGGTACGCCATTCCGGGGCGTCAACGCTGCGCGTGACGTTGTCGTACGAAGCGGCGCGCGTATGCCTGATCGTGCAAGACAACGGCCGTGGCATGAGTCCGGATCAAGAGTCGGTGGGTATTGCCAACGGGCACTGGGGATTGCGCGGCATGCGCGAGCGCGCGACGCACGCGGGCGGAATGCTCTCGATTGACGGCGCGAACGGCGATGGGACGACGTTGCTGTTGTGTCTGCCATCGGCGATGTCATAG
- a CDS encoding response regulator, producing MATSDVISLLVIDDHPLIRAGLAAVIAGQPDLRLLDEAGDGAAAIELYRTHRPDIVLMDLRMPGMDGLTAIKRIRAEFPNARIIALSSYDGDEDIHRALAAGASGYLLKDMLRRDLLQIIRQVHNGYRGIPPAVARKLAEHIPRQELTPRELEVLAMLARGRSNPQIATALGRAESTMKVHVRSILRKLGTDDRTEAVMIAVRRGILHLE from the coding sequence ATGGCCACGTCCGATGTGATCTCGCTGCTGGTGATCGACGACCATCCGCTGATTCGCGCGGGGTTGGCGGCCGTCATTGCGGGGCAGCCGGATCTCCGACTCCTCGACGAGGCCGGCGATGGCGCCGCCGCGATTGAGCTGTATCGAACGCATCGGCCGGACATTGTGTTGATGGACTTGCGCATGCCGGGCATGGACGGACTCACCGCCATCAAGCGCATCCGCGCGGAATTCCCGAACGCGCGCATTATCGCGCTCTCGAGCTACGATGGCGACGAAGACATCCATCGGGCGCTGGCGGCGGGCGCCAGTGGGTATCTCCTGAAAGACATGCTCCGTCGGGATTTGCTGCAAATCATTCGGCAAGTGCACAACGGCTATCGTGGTATTCCGCCGGCGGTGGCGCGCAAGTTGGCCGAGCACATCCCGCGACAGGAGCTCACACCGCGTGAACTCGAAGTGCTGGCGATGCTGGCTCGCGGACGGAGCAATCCGCAGATCGCGACGGCGCTGGGCCGCGCGGAGAGCACCATGAAGGTGCATGTCCGCAGCATTCTGCGAAAACTCGGCACCGACGATCGCACCGAGGCGGTGATGATTGCCGTTCGTCGCGGCATTCTACATCTCGAGTGA
- a CDS encoding HIT family protein, whose translation MACVFCEIIDGGSPASIIYRDELVIAFMTIHPSSPGECTVIPLVHVDHFTDVEDRTAERIMRVAQRIGRRMREVFQPQRVGMVVHGYGVAHAHLILVPQHGPYDITSARFARVENGQVVFTVQHIATPERRVLDEHARLLSGVEAQTA comes from the coding sequence ATGGCATGTGTGTTCTGCGAGATCATCGACGGGGGTTCACCCGCGAGTATCATCTATCGGGACGAACTCGTGATCGCGTTCATGACGATCCATCCCTCCTCGCCTGGGGAGTGCACCGTCATTCCGCTGGTCCACGTCGACCATTTTACCGACGTCGAGGACCGCACCGCCGAGCGAATCATGCGCGTAGCGCAGCGCATCGGGCGCCGCATGCGGGAGGTGTTTCAACCACAGCGGGTAGGCATGGTCGTTCACGGGTATGGTGTCGCCCATGCGCACCTGATTCTTGTCCCCCAGCACGGTCCGTATGACATCACCTCAGCTCGGTTTGCCCGGGTCGAGAACGGGCAAGTCGTGTTCACGGTTCAGCATATCGCCACCCCCGAACGCCGCGTCCTGGATGAACACGCACGCCTCCTGTCAGGTGTCGAAGCGCAGACTGCCTAA
- a CDS encoding M56 family metallopeptidase: MLGLWMLAATAFALLVGAAALGVERVLRARHWPTRAVWLGALGVAFAWPPIAWTFLARPAYSAGSARMGEVTAMTAPLTDRPSTLVDLLFQHLDVTLLVLWGVVSVVMLLQTARAVVVLHRIRHRAVPHAIDGDAVLVSDSLGPAVIGLRDMHIVIPAWLLDLDAPLRALVLRHEREHRLARDPWLVWLSVAATTIAPWNAGLWFITSRLRLAMEVDCDARTLVAAADRQRYAKLLLLIAQRGSSARFAPMLAHSRSQLARRITVMTAAPSRRPIAQALVAGTVAALALVAACSNRVSDNLMGPAPAAARQSTAPIVADKPVSIPEGKPYFEFQVDKPAVMAPGSKGPMYPASLRAARVEGAVLAQFVVNPDGKADMSTFKVLRTADPLFAEAVRASLVEMQFMPAMVGGRAVKQLAQQPFQFSLGEDAAAAPVQPRVESGATLDQQAAIAPGAVGPAYPPTLRAAGVQGSVVAQVIINADGTADMSSLKVLRSPDPLFTESVKTALAQMKFSPATVKGRAVRQLMQLPFEFSLQK, encoded by the coding sequence ATGCTAGGCCTCTGGATGCTGGCGGCAACGGCCTTCGCGCTGCTGGTGGGTGCGGCGGCGCTCGGGGTGGAGCGCGTGCTCCGCGCCAGGCATTGGCCCACGCGAGCCGTCTGGCTTGGCGCGCTTGGGGTGGCGTTCGCGTGGCCGCCGATCGCGTGGACTTTCCTCGCTCGACCCGCGTACAGCGCTGGCAGCGCACGCATGGGTGAGGTGACGGCGATGACCGCACCGCTCACCGACAGGCCGTCCACACTCGTCGATCTGCTGTTCCAGCATCTCGACGTCACGCTCCTCGTGCTCTGGGGCGTGGTTAGCGTGGTCATGTTGCTGCAGACGGCACGCGCTGTCGTGGTACTGCACCGCATCCGTCATCGCGCCGTTCCCCACGCGATCGATGGCGATGCGGTGCTCGTGTCCGACTCGCTCGGTCCGGCGGTGATCGGACTTCGCGACATGCACATCGTGATTCCCGCGTGGCTGCTCGATCTCGATGCCCCGCTGCGCGCGCTCGTGCTGCGACATGAGCGCGAACACCGGTTGGCGCGCGACCCGTGGTTGGTGTGGCTCTCGGTCGCCGCCACGACGATCGCGCCGTGGAACGCCGGCCTCTGGTTCATCACCAGTCGACTTCGCCTTGCGATGGAGGTGGACTGCGATGCCCGAACACTCGTCGCTGCCGCCGATCGCCAGCGATACGCCAAGCTGCTGCTCCTCATCGCGCAACGCGGCAGCTCCGCGCGCTTCGCGCCCATGCTCGCCCATTCCCGTTCACAACTCGCCCGGAGAATCACCGTCATGACTGCTGCCCCTTCTCGACGTCCGATCGCTCAGGCACTCGTTGCCGGCACCGTGGCGGCGCTCGCGCTCGTTGCCGCGTGCTCCAATCGCGTGAGCGACAACCTCATGGGACCCGCACCCGCCGCTGCGCGACAGTCGACCGCGCCGATCGTGGCTGACAAACCGGTGAGCATTCCAGAGGGAAAGCCGTACTTCGAATTTCAGGTGGACAAGCCGGCCGTGATGGCGCCGGGCAGCAAGGGGCCGATGTATCCCGCGTCGCTGCGCGCGGCGCGTGTCGAAGGTGCGGTCCTCGCGCAGTTCGTGGTGAACCCCGATGGCAAGGCGGACATGTCCACGTTCAAGGTGCTCAGGACCGCCGATCCACTGTTCGCGGAGGCGGTGCGCGCCTCGTTGGTTGAGATGCAGTTCATGCCAGCGATGGTGGGTGGACGCGCCGTGAAACAGCTCGCGCAGCAGCCGTTTCAGTTCTCGCTCGGCGAAGACGCTGCCGCAGCACCGGTGCAGCCGCGCGTTGAATCGGGAGCTACGCTCGACCAGCAAGCGGCGATCGCACCCGGTGCGGTGGGGCCGGCGTATCCGCCCACGCTTCGCGCCGCCGGCGTCCAGGGGTCGGTGGTGGCGCAGGTGATCATCAACGCCGACGGCACGGCCGATATGAGCTCGCTGAAGGTGCTTCGTTCGCCAGATCCGTTGTTCACCGAATCGGTCAAGACGGCGCTGGCGCAGATGAAGTTCTCACCGGCCACCGTGAAGGGACGGGCGGTGCGGCAATTGATGCAACTGCCGTTCGAGTTCTCGCTGCAGAAGTAG